From the genome of Sediminibacter sp. Hel_I_10:
TATGGAAGCAGGTGTTAAAATAAGTGGCACTATTAAATCCGACACGATATGCCACTTCGGAGGCCGTAATTTCCTCTTGGTTTAGAATCTCCAAGGCCCTTTTCAAACGATATTCCCTGATAAACTGGCTTGTTGAGCAACCTATAGTCTTTTGCAGTTTTCGATGCAAGTTGGATCGACTCATCCCAACGGATTTGGCAAGACTGTCTACACTAAACTGCTCATTATTGAGATTGATCTCAACTTCTTGGATGAGCTTATCGATCAAGGAGTTTCTCGATGGTTCTTCATTGAAATGATTGTGTGAATTTTTGTCAAAATTCATTTAACCTACTGATTTCGTGAGATGATAGCACAAGTTAAACAAAATAAGGGAACAATGAATTGTGCGATTAAGCAGTATTTGAAAATGAATACGACTAAACGGATTGTCAAGACCAATCTATACGATTTTGTCTTAAAATTAGAGTGATAAAGACTTTTATGCTGTTTAAAAGGTTACTCGATTTTTGATATAAAAATTGGTTTATGCCTAACAGGAAGGTTAGCAATAGACATTCGGAAAAAGGTAAATTATGTGTTCAAGTACTTTTTTTAGATTTTATCAATGAGATACTCATCTGTGACTGCTTAGATTTTTTCAACTGATAAAAAGAAAGGAGGTCCTACATGAGATATCTTGTCCGAAGTAAATCCAATTCATCCTAGATTTTAAGCTTTTATTTAAAGCTGTATTTTTTTTTGTTAATTGTAAGATATACTACTCGTATTCGATATGATTAACAAAGCAATTTTACTTGGTCGGTTTTAAATCACCTCTTTGGTAAATATAAAATTCATCCAGATTTTCCGAGCGCCGATAGACCAAGGAATTTATCAGGTAACATGTTGCCCCTAGTTATTTTATCAGTTTAATTAAATTGGGATATAAATTTTCCAATTTTCCTTTATTTGTTCGAATAGCAAAAGTTATAGGTAGTATTATATTTAATGCGTAAAGACCAATAAATATGTAAAAAAGTATCGGGTAATATCCATAATGCATAATTTTAAATAATGCGAATGCAGTAATAGATATAAATGTCAAAACAGACCATATAATTTGAAAATTCAAAAGATTCGCTCCAATCTCTTTTAATCCAACTATGTTATCTTTT
Proteins encoded in this window:
- a CDS encoding helix-turn-helix domain-containing protein — its product is MAESAKVNLRTIQRIENNESEPRGKTLNLICVVLEINAEDILDYGKQANKSYLIIFHLSVITFLAIPVGNIILPLILWMNKKDNIVGLKEIGANLLNFQIIWSVLTFISITAFALFKIMHYGYYPILFYIFIGLYALNIILPITFAIRTNKGKLENLYPNLIKLIK